Proteins encoded by one window of Phenylobacterium soli:
- a CDS encoding type I restriction-modification system subunit M, whose protein sequence is MTDAQKRQLQAALWGIANDLRGKMDADQFRDYILGFIFYKYLSERMQLYADRLLQPDGLKFQDLREGSAEGEEYLEALRAEAIDELGYFLRPSELFSAMAAKGARKGDNFILDDLNRILANIQRSTMGADSEEDFDHLFEDMDLGSTKLGRTVSERNLLVTKILARLDDDRVDFRLDQVDSDVLGDAYEYLIAQFASGAGKKAGEFYTPQQVSTVLAKIVTSGKVRLQNVYDPTCGSGSLLLRVAREVGIRNIADGFYGQEANRTTYNLARMNMILHGVNYRKFSIKQDDTLERPQHLHKRFEAVVANPPFSANWSADPHFAQDERFSAYGRLAPASKADFAFVLHMVHQLADNGVAAVILPHGALFRGAAEGDIRRILIAERNYLDAVIGLPANIFYGTGIPTCVLVLKKHRESPENILFIDASRRFDRGKNQNLLLDDDVEAIVQAYVSRSEEKGFSHRASLSEIEENDYNLNIPRYVDTYEPAPEIDLAAVTADLKAQESGLAEINRVIAEFCQDLGVEAPV, encoded by the coding sequence ATGACGGACGCGCAGAAGCGCCAGCTGCAAGCGGCGCTCTGGGGGATCGCTAATGATCTCCGAGGCAAGATGGATGCCGACCAGTTTCGGGACTACATACTCGGCTTCATCTTCTACAAGTATCTGTCCGAGCGTATGCAATTATACGCTGACCGGCTGTTGCAACCTGATGGGCTCAAGTTCCAAGATCTTCGAGAGGGATCGGCCGAAGGCGAAGAGTACCTCGAGGCGCTACGAGCAGAGGCGATCGATGAGCTTGGCTACTTTCTTCGCCCGTCGGAACTTTTTTCTGCGATGGCGGCCAAGGGTGCGCGGAAGGGTGACAATTTTATTCTGGATGACCTGAATAGGATCTTGGCGAACATCCAGCGCTCGACCATGGGCGCTGACAGCGAGGAGGACTTCGACCACCTCTTCGAGGACATGGACCTCGGATCAACCAAGCTCGGACGCACCGTCAGCGAGCGAAACCTGCTCGTGACGAAAATCTTGGCCCGGCTCGACGACGACCGGGTGGATTTCCGGCTGGACCAAGTCGACAGTGACGTGCTCGGGGACGCGTACGAGTATTTGATCGCCCAGTTCGCCAGCGGCGCGGGCAAGAAGGCCGGCGAATTCTACACTCCGCAGCAGGTCTCGACCGTGCTCGCCAAGATCGTAACGAGTGGCAAGGTCCGGCTGCAGAACGTGTACGACCCCACTTGTGGGTCGGGATCCCTCTTGCTCCGCGTGGCGCGCGAGGTGGGGATCCGCAACATCGCCGACGGCTTCTACGGCCAGGAGGCGAACCGGACGACCTACAATCTCGCGCGCATGAATATGATTCTGCACGGGGTGAACTACCGCAAGTTCAGCATCAAGCAGGACGATACCCTTGAGCGGCCTCAGCATCTCCATAAGCGTTTCGAGGCGGTAGTCGCCAACCCCCCGTTCTCAGCGAATTGGAGCGCCGACCCACACTTCGCCCAAGATGAAAGGTTCAGCGCCTACGGCCGCTTGGCTCCCGCATCCAAGGCGGACTTCGCCTTTGTGCTGCACATGGTCCATCAGTTGGCTGACAACGGGGTTGCCGCGGTCATTCTGCCCCACGGGGCGCTATTTCGTGGGGCGGCTGAGGGGGATATCAGACGGATCCTCATCGCAGAGCGGAACTACCTCGACGCAGTGATCGGCTTACCCGCCAACATCTTCTACGGGACAGGCATTCCGACCTGCGTGCTAGTGCTCAAGAAGCACCGGGAGTCGCCGGAGAATATCCTCTTCATCGATGCTAGCCGGCGGTTCGATCGCGGCAAGAACCAGAACCTTCTCCTCGATGATGACGTCGAAGCGATTGTGCAAGCCTATGTCTCGCGATCTGAGGAGAAGGGGTTCAGTCACCGCGCGTCGCTGAGCGAGATCGAGGAGAACGACTACAACCTCAACATTCCTCGCTATGTGGACACCTATGAGCCAGCGCCGGAAATCGACCTGGCGGCTGTAACCGCTGATCTCAAGGCTCAGGAATCGGGCCTCGCCGAAATCAATCGGGTCATCGCGGAGTTCTGC